The following proteins are co-located in the Citrobacter freundii ATCC 8090 = MTCC 1658 = NBRC 12681 genome:
- the nudB gene encoding dihydroneopterin triphosphate diphosphatase gives MTYKQPVSVLVVIYAKDTGRVLMLQRRDDPDFWQSVTGSLEEGETASQAAMREVKEEVAIDVASEQLTLIDCQRTVEFEIFSHLRHRYAPGIERNTESWFCLALPSEREIVFTEHLTYRWVNAVEAAQLTKSWSNRQAIEEFVINVA, from the coding sequence ATGACATACAAACAGCCTGTCTCGGTGTTAGTCGTGATTTATGCAAAGGACACCGGGAGAGTGCTGATGTTACAGCGACGCGACGATCCTGATTTCTGGCAGTCGGTCACCGGCAGCCTTGAAGAGGGTGAAACCGCGTCGCAAGCCGCTATGCGCGAAGTAAAGGAAGAGGTCGCCATTGATGTTGCATCTGAGCAACTGACCTTAATTGACTGTCAGCGCACGGTGGAGTTTGAGATTTTTAGCCATTTACGTCATCGCTATGCACCGGGAATTGAACGTAATACTGAATCCTGGTTTTGCCTGGCACTTCCCTCAGAACGAGAGATCGTGTTCACCGAACATCTGACCTATCGTTGGGTTAATGCGGTTGAAGCCGCCCAATTAACCAAGTCGTGGAGTAACCGGCAGGCGATTGAAGAGTTTGTAATTAACGTCGCCTGA
- the mepM gene encoding murein DD-endopeptidase MepM, with protein MQQIARSVALAFNNLPRPHRVMLGSLTVLTLAVAVWRPYVYHPDSAPIVKTIELEKSEIRSLLPEASEPIDQAAQEDEAIPQDELDDKTSGEAGVHEYVVSTGDTLSSILNQYGIDMGDISQLAASDKELRNLKIGQQLSWTLSAEGDLQRLTWEVSRRETRTYDRTATGFKMSSEMQQGDWVNSRIKGTVGGSFVASAKDAGLTSSEISAVIKAMQWQMDFRKLKKGDEFSVLMSREMLDGKREQSQLLGVRLRSEGKDYYAIRAADGKFYDRNGTGLAKGFMRFPTAKQFRISSNFNPRRLNPVTGRVAPHKGVDFAMPQGTPVLSVGDGEVVVAKRSGAAGYYVAVRHGRTYTTRYMHLRKLLVKPGQKVKRGDRIALSGNTGRSTGPHLHYEVWVNQQAVNPLTAKLPRTEGLTGSDRTDYLAQVKEVMPQLRFD; from the coding sequence GTGCAACAGATAGCCCGCTCTGTCGCTCTGGCATTTAATAATCTGCCGCGACCCCATCGCGTTATGCTGGGGTCGCTTACCGTACTGACATTGGCCGTCGCCGTCTGGCGGCCTTATGTTTACCATCCCGATTCTGCACCCATCGTTAAAACTATCGAGCTGGAAAAAAGCGAGATTCGTTCACTGTTGCCTGAGGCAAGCGAACCTATTGATCAGGCTGCACAGGAAGACGAAGCCATTCCGCAGGATGAACTGGATGACAAAACGTCTGGTGAAGCTGGTGTGCATGAGTATGTCGTCTCCACTGGCGATACGCTGAGCAGTATTCTGAATCAGTACGGCATCGATATGGGCGATATCAGTCAACTCGCTGCTTCCGATAAAGAGCTGCGTAATCTGAAAATTGGTCAGCAGCTTTCCTGGACCTTAAGCGCGGAAGGTGACCTGCAGCGTCTGACCTGGGAAGTATCCCGCCGTGAAACCCGTACTTACGATCGCACTGCGACGGGGTTCAAAATGAGCAGCGAAATGCAACAGGGCGATTGGGTTAACAGTCGTATCAAAGGCACGGTGGGCGGAAGCTTCGTCGCAAGCGCCAAAGATGCCGGGCTGACCAGCTCTGAAATCAGCGCAGTGATTAAGGCCATGCAGTGGCAGATGGATTTCCGCAAACTGAAAAAAGGTGATGAGTTCTCGGTACTGATGTCTCGCGAAATGCTGGACGGCAAGCGCGAGCAAAGCCAACTGCTGGGCGTGCGTTTACGTTCTGAAGGCAAAGACTATTATGCCATCCGTGCAGCAGACGGTAAGTTCTATGACCGTAACGGTACCGGGCTGGCGAAAGGCTTCATGCGTTTCCCGACGGCGAAACAGTTCCGTATTTCCTCGAACTTTAACCCGCGTCGCCTGAATCCGGTGACTGGACGCGTAGCGCCGCACAAAGGTGTCGACTTTGCGATGCCGCAGGGGACGCCGGTACTGTCGGTGGGCGATGGTGAAGTGGTTGTAGCGAAGCGTAGCGGCGCTGCCGGATACTATGTTGCGGTTCGTCATGGTCGCACCTACACCACGCGTTATATGCACCTGCGTAAGCTGTTGGTGAAACCAGGCCAAAAAGTGAAACGTGGCGATCGTATCGCGCTGTCAGGTAACACCGGGCGTTCAACGGGGCCGCATCTGCACTATGAAGTATGGGTTAACCAGCAGGCCGTGAACCCTTTGACGGCGAAACTGCCGCGTACAGAGGGTCTGACCGGCTCGGATCGCACCGATTACCTGGCGCAGGTGAAAGAGGTTATGCCTCAGCTACGTTTTGATTAA
- the ruvC gene encoding crossover junction endodeoxyribonuclease RuvC: MSIILGIDPGSRITGYGVIRQVGRQLTYLGSGCIRTKVDDLPSRLKLIYAGVTEIITQFQPDYFAIEQVFMAKNADSALKLGQARGVAIVAATNQDLPVFEYAARQVKQTVVGIGSAEKSQVQHMVRTLLKLPANPQADAADALAIAITHCHVSQNAMQMSESRLNLARGRLR; this comes from the coding sequence ATGTCTATCATTCTCGGCATTGACCCGGGGTCGCGCATCACCGGTTATGGCGTTATTCGTCAGGTCGGCAGACAGCTGACCTACCTCGGCAGCGGTTGTATCCGCACCAAAGTCGACGATCTCCCGTCACGTCTGAAGTTAATTTACGCGGGCGTGACGGAAATCATCACCCAGTTCCAGCCGGACTATTTTGCCATTGAGCAGGTCTTTATGGCGAAGAACGCTGACTCGGCGCTAAAGCTTGGACAGGCACGCGGCGTGGCAATCGTTGCGGCGACCAATCAGGATCTACCGGTCTTTGAATACGCGGCCCGCCAGGTAAAACAGACTGTGGTGGGGATCGGTAGTGCGGAAAAAAGCCAGGTCCAGCATATGGTGCGCACGCTGCTAAAACTCCCGGCGAATCCGCAAGCGGATGCCGCGGATGCGCTGGCGATTGCTATTACCCACTGCCATGTCAGTCAGAATGCCATGCAAATGAGCGAGTCGAGGCTGAATTTGGCGCGAGGTCGATTACGTTAG
- the ruvB gene encoding Holliday junction branch migration DNA helicase RuvB yields MIEADRLISAVSTTPEDLVDRAIRPKFLEEYIGQPQVRSQMEIFIQAAKLRGDALDHLLIFGPPGLGKTTLANIVANEMGVNLRTTSGPVLEKAGDLAAMLTNLEPHDVLFIDEIHRLSPVVEEVLYPAMEDYQLDIMIGEGPAARSIKIDLPPFTLIGATTRAGSLTSPLRDRFGIVQRLEFYQVADLQHIVGRSARFMGLEMSDEGALEVARRARGTPRIANRLLRRVRDFAEVKHDGTISADIAAQALDMLNVDAEGFDYMDRKLLLAVIDKFFGGPVGLDNLAAAIGEERETIEDVLEPYLIQQGFLQRTPRGRMATVRAWNHFGITPPQMP; encoded by the coding sequence ATGATTGAAGCAGATCGCCTGATTTCGGCTGTCAGCACGACCCCTGAAGACCTGGTGGATCGTGCGATCCGCCCTAAATTTCTGGAAGAGTATATTGGCCAGCCTCAGGTCCGTTCGCAAATGGAGATTTTTATCCAGGCGGCGAAGCTGCGTGGTGACGCTCTCGATCACCTGCTGATTTTCGGTCCTCCAGGTCTTGGTAAAACCACGCTTGCCAATATTGTCGCCAATGAGATGGGCGTTAATCTGCGCACCACGTCCGGTCCGGTACTGGAAAAAGCGGGTGACCTGGCGGCAATGCTTACCAACCTTGAACCCCACGATGTGCTGTTTATCGATGAAATCCATCGTCTTTCACCGGTGGTGGAAGAGGTGCTGTATCCGGCGATGGAAGATTATCAGCTGGATATCATGATTGGTGAAGGGCCGGCTGCACGTTCGATCAAGATCGATCTGCCACCGTTTACGCTAATCGGGGCGACGACGCGCGCCGGGTCGTTAACGTCTCCGTTGCGTGACCGTTTTGGTATTGTACAGCGCCTGGAATTCTATCAGGTGGCTGATCTGCAGCACATTGTAGGACGCAGTGCGCGTTTTATGGGCCTGGAAATGAGCGATGAAGGCGCGCTGGAAGTGGCACGCCGCGCTCGCGGTACGCCGCGTATCGCCAACCGCTTATTACGCCGGGTACGTGATTTCGCCGAAGTGAAGCATGACGGCACGATTTCAGCAGATATCGCCGCTCAGGCGCTGGATATGCTCAATGTGGATGCGGAAGGATTTGATTATATGGACCGTAAGTTGCTGCTGGCGGTTATCGACAAATTCTTTGGCGGACCGGTCGGACTGGATAACCTGGCAGCGGCGATCGGGGAAGAGCGTGAAACCATTGAGGACGTGCTTGAGCCATATCTGATTCAGCAAGGTTTTCTGCAGCGTACGCCGCGTGGACGTATGGCAACCGTGCGCGCCTGGAACCATTTTGGCATTACACCGCCACAGATGCCTTAA
- the znuB gene encoding zinc ABC transporter permease subunit ZnuB, protein MIELLLPGWLAGIMLACAAGPLGSFVVWRRMSYFGDTLAHASLLGVAFGLLLDVNPFYAVIAVTLLLAGGLVWLEKRPHLAIDTLLGIMAHSALSLGLVVVSLMSNIRVDLMAYLFGDLLAVTPEDLISIAIGVVIVLAILFWQWRNLLSMTISPDLAFVDGVKLQRVKLLLMLVTALTIGVAMKFVGALIITSLLIIPAATARRFARTPEQMAGVAVGVGMIAVTGGLTFSAFYDTPAGPSVVLCAALLFIFSMMKKQAS, encoded by the coding sequence ATGATTGAATTGTTATTACCCGGTTGGTTAGCCGGGATCATGCTGGCCTGTGCTGCTGGCCCACTCGGCTCGTTTGTGGTCTGGCGTCGAATGTCTTATTTCGGTGATACGCTGGCCCACGCTTCGCTGCTGGGAGTCGCCTTTGGCCTGCTGCTGGATGTAAACCCTTTCTATGCGGTTATCGCCGTCACTTTGTTGCTGGCTGGCGGTCTGGTATGGCTTGAAAAGCGCCCTCACCTTGCGATCGATACCTTACTGGGCATTATGGCGCATAGTGCATTGTCGCTGGGGCTGGTTGTCGTCAGCCTGATGTCCAACATCCGTGTGGATCTGATGGCATACCTGTTTGGTGATTTGCTCGCCGTGACGCCTGAAGATCTTATCTCCATCGCCATCGGCGTGGTTATTGTTCTGGCGATTCTGTTCTGGCAGTGGCGTAACCTGCTGTCGATGACCATCAGTCCGGATCTGGCATTTGTCGATGGCGTGAAGCTGCAACGCGTGAAGCTGCTGCTGATGCTGGTTACGGCGTTAACGATTGGCGTGGCGATGAAGTTTGTCGGGGCGTTGATTATCACCTCGCTGCTTATTATCCCTGCGGCGACCGCCCGTCGCTTTGCCCGTACGCCGGAACAGATGGCAGGAGTTGCCGTTGGTGTGGGAATGATAGCGGTTACAGGCGGGTTGACCTTCTCGGCCTTCTATGACACCCCGGCAGGTCCCTCCGTGGTGCTGTGTGCCGCGCTGCTGTTTATTTTCAGCATGATGAAAAAGCAAGCGAGCTAA
- the ruvA gene encoding Holliday junction branch migration protein RuvA translates to MIGRLRGIIIEKQPPLVLLETGGVGYEVHMPMTCFYELPEAGQEAIIFTHFVVREDAQLLYGFNNKQERTLFKELIKTNGVGPKLALAILSGMSAQQFVNAVEREELGALVKLPGIGKKTAERLIVEMKDRFKGLHGDLFTPAADLVLTSPASPTTDDAEQEAVAALVALGYKPQEASRMVSKIARPDASSETLIREALRAAL, encoded by the coding sequence GTGATAGGCAGACTCAGAGGCATCATTATTGAAAAACAACCCCCGCTGGTCCTTCTGGAAACGGGTGGGGTAGGCTATGAAGTGCATATGCCGATGACCTGTTTCTACGAGTTGCCGGAAGCCGGGCAGGAAGCGATTATCTTCACCCATTTTGTGGTGCGTGAAGACGCTCAACTGCTGTATGGCTTTAACAACAAGCAAGAGCGCACGCTGTTTAAAGAGTTAATCAAAACCAATGGCGTGGGGCCGAAGCTGGCGCTGGCGATCCTCTCCGGAATGTCTGCGCAGCAGTTTGTTAATGCCGTTGAGCGCGAAGAGCTTGGCGCGTTAGTGAAATTACCGGGCATTGGTAAGAAAACCGCAGAGCGTTTGATTGTTGAAATGAAAGACCGCTTTAAAGGCCTGCATGGTGACCTCTTTACCCCGGCGGCGGATCTGGTTCTGACCTCTCCGGCCAGTCCGACAACGGACGACGCCGAGCAGGAAGCGGTTGCTGCGCTGGTGGCGTTGGGCTATAAACCACAAGAAGCCAGCCGCATGGTGAGCAAAATTGCCCGCCCTGATGCCAGCAGTGAAACCCTGATTCGTGAAGCGCTTCGCGCGGCATTGTGA
- the aspS gene encoding aspartate--tRNA ligase, with the protein MRTEYCGQLRLSHEGQQVTLCGWVNRRRDLGSLIFIDMRDREGIVQVFFDPDRADALKLASELRNEFCIQVTGTVRARDAKNVNAEMATGEIEVLASDLTIINRSDSLPLDSNHVNTEEARLKYRYLDLRRPEMAQRLKTRAKITSLVRRFMDDHGFLDIETPMLTKATPEGARDYLVPSRVHKGKFYALPQSPQLFKQLLMMSGFDRYYQIVKCFRDEDLRADRQPEFTQIDVETSFMTAPQVREVMEALVRNLWLEVKGVDLGDFPIMTFAEAERRYGSDKPDLRNPMELVDVADLVKDVEFAVFSGPANDAKGRVAALRVPGGAALSRKQIDDYGNFIKIYGAKGLAYIKVTERAKGLEGITSPVAKFLNAEIVEAILARTGAQDGDMIFFGADNKKVVADAMGALRLKLGKDLNITDEAKWAPLWVIDFPMFEDDGEGGLTAMHHPFTAPKDMTAAELKAAPEDAVANAYDMVINGYEVGGGSVRIHNGDMQQTVFGILGINEQEQREKFGFLLDALKYGTPPHAGLAFGLDRLTMLLTGTDNIRDVIAFPKTTAAACLMTEAPSFANEAALAELSIQVVKKAENN; encoded by the coding sequence ATGCGTACAGAATATTGCGGACAGCTACGTCTGTCCCACGAGGGGCAGCAGGTGACTCTGTGTGGTTGGGTCAACCGTCGTCGTGATCTTGGTAGCCTGATCTTTATCGATATGCGCGACCGCGAAGGTATCGTGCAGGTATTTTTCGATCCGGACCGTGCGGACGCGTTAAAGCTGGCCTCCGAACTGCGTAATGAGTTCTGCATCCAGGTTACGGGCACCGTGCGTGCGCGTGACGCGAAAAACGTCAACGCCGAGATGGCGACGGGCGAAATTGAAGTGCTGGCCTCCGATCTGACCATCATCAACCGTTCAGACTCGCTGCCGTTGGACTCTAACCACGTCAACACCGAAGAAGCGCGACTGAAGTATCGCTATTTAGATCTGCGTCGCCCTGAAATGGCGCAGCGCCTGAAAACGCGTGCCAAAATTACCAGCCTGGTGCGTCGTTTTATGGACGACCACGGCTTCCTCGACATCGAAACACCGATGCTGACCAAAGCGACGCCGGAAGGCGCGCGCGATTACCTGGTACCTTCTCGCGTACATAAAGGTAAATTCTACGCGCTACCGCAATCACCTCAGTTGTTTAAACAACTGCTGATGATGTCTGGCTTTGACCGCTACTATCAGATCGTAAAATGCTTCCGTGATGAAGACTTACGTGCTGACCGTCAGCCTGAATTTACCCAGATCGACGTTGAGACTTCCTTCATGACCGCACCGCAGGTGCGTGAAGTGATGGAAGCGCTGGTGCGTAATCTGTGGCTGGAAGTTAAAGGGGTGGATCTGGGTGATTTCCCGATCATGACCTTTGCCGAAGCTGAGCGTCGTTACGGTTCCGATAAACCAGACCTGCGTAACCCGATGGAGCTGGTTGACGTTGCCGATCTGGTGAAAGACGTTGAGTTCGCAGTGTTCTCTGGTCCGGCAAACGATGCGAAAGGCCGCGTAGCTGCTCTGCGTGTACCGGGCGGTGCCGCACTGAGCCGTAAGCAAATTGACGATTACGGCAACTTTATTAAGATTTACGGCGCGAAAGGTCTGGCTTACATCAAAGTCACCGAGCGTGCGAAAGGTCTGGAAGGTATCACCAGCCCGGTTGCTAAGTTCCTGAACGCAGAAATCGTGGAAGCGATTCTGGCGCGTACCGGTGCGCAAGACGGCGACATGATTTTCTTCGGTGCCGACAACAAGAAAGTGGTTGCCGACGCGATGGGCGCGCTGCGTCTGAAACTGGGTAAAGACCTGAACATTACCGACGAAGCCAAATGGGCGCCGCTGTGGGTTATCGACTTCCCAATGTTTGAAGACGATGGTGAAGGCGGACTGACCGCAATGCACCACCCGTTCACCGCGCCGAAAGATATGACTGCTGCTGAGCTGAAAGCTGCGCCAGAAGACGCGGTTGCTAACGCATACGATATGGTTATCAACGGCTACGAAGTGGGCGGCGGTTCCGTGCGTATTCACAACGGCGACATGCAGCAGACCGTATTCGGTATTCTGGGCATTAACGAGCAAGAGCAGCGTGAGAAATTCGGCTTCCTGCTGGATGCGCTAAAATATGGTACACCACCGCATGCGGGCCTGGCGTTTGGTCTGGACCGTCTGACTATGCTGCTGACCGGTACTGACAACATTCGTGACGTTATTGCTTTCCCAAAAACCACTGCTGCAGCGTGTCTGATGACTGAAGCGCCGAGCTTTGCCAACGAAGCTGCGCTGGCGGAACTGAGCATTCAGGTTGTTAAGAAGGCCGAGAATAACTGA
- a CDS encoding hemerythrin domain-containing protein yields MNIDKMKIQHAEIIHKISRLRELSREGVTAHAQEIAQTVISMSSVIKVHLSAEDQFLYPCLEKVNDQKLKTMSVNFQREMADIVAEYEKFSRRWNTANKLINCDEAFRRDANVVLRKVHERMQREDHNFYPLVEQL; encoded by the coding sequence GTGAATATTGATAAAATGAAGATCCAGCATGCCGAGATTATCCATAAAATTAGCCGCCTCAGGGAGCTTAGCCGGGAGGGTGTGACGGCTCATGCGCAAGAAATCGCTCAAACCGTTATCAGTATGAGTTCTGTGATTAAAGTACACCTTTCTGCCGAAGATCAGTTTTTATATCCTTGTCTGGAAAAGGTGAACGATCAAAAGCTAAAAACAATGAGCGTAAATTTTCAGCGCGAGATGGCTGATATTGTTGCCGAGTATGAAAAGTTTTCCCGTCGCTGGAATACGGCAAATAAGCTTATCAATTGTGACGAGGCATTTCGCCGCGACGCGAATGTAGTGTTGCGCAAGGTGCATGAACGAATGCAGCGCGAGGATCATAATTTTTATCCGCTGGTAGAGCAGCTTTAA
- a CDS encoding hydrolase, whose protein sequence is MLELNAKTTALVVIDLQEGILPFAGGPHTAHAVVARAAQLAEKFRTHGSPVVMVRVGWSDDYAEALKQPVDAQTPAKALPENWWDYPAALGKCTSDLEVTKRQWGAFYGTDLELQLRRRGIDTIVLCGISTNIGVESTARNAWELGFSLIIAEDACSAASAEQHLGSMTHIFPRIARVRSVEEILQAL, encoded by the coding sequence ATGCTGGAACTGAACGCAAAAACAACCGCCCTTGTCGTGATTGACTTACAGGAAGGGATCCTGCCTTTCGCTGGCGGACCTCATACGGCACACGCTGTGGTTGCCCGCGCCGCGCAGTTGGCGGAAAAATTCCGTACCCACGGTTCCCCGGTGGTAATGGTGCGCGTCGGGTGGTCTGACGATTACGCCGAAGCGCTAAAACAACCAGTAGATGCTCAGACTCCAGCAAAAGCATTGCCCGAAAACTGGTGGGATTACCCGGCTGCTCTGGGTAAATGCACCAGCGACCTCGAAGTAACCAAACGCCAGTGGGGCGCATTCTACGGCACCGATCTGGAATTGCAGCTGCGTCGCCGGGGTATCGATACCATCGTCCTGTGCGGCATCTCTACGAACATTGGCGTTGAGTCGACGGCGCGAAATGCGTGGGAGCTGGGTTTCAGTCTTATCATTGCAGAGGATGCCTGTAGTGCTGCCAGTGCTGAGCAACACCTGGGCAGCATGACTCACATTTTCCCCCGCATTGCGCGCGTTCGCAGCGTGGAAGAGATTTTGCAAGCGCTATGA
- the znuC gene encoding zinc ABC transporter ATP-binding protein ZnuC, whose protein sequence is MTTLVSLENVSVSYGQRRVLSDVSLELRPGKILTLLGPNGAGKSTLVRVVLGLVAADEGVIKRNGQLRIGYVPQKLYLDTTLPLTVSRFMRLRPGTKKEDILPALKRVQAGHLMNAPMQKLSGGETQRVLLARALLNKPQLLVLDEPTQGVDVNGQVALYDLIDQLRRELDCAVLMVSHDLHLVMAKTDEVLCLNHHICCSGAPEVVSMHPEFISMFGQRGAEQLGIYRHNHNHRHDLQGRIVLRRGNGHS, encoded by the coding sequence ATGACGACTTTGGTTTCACTGGAAAATGTCTCGGTCTCTTATGGTCAACGCCGCGTCCTGTCTGACGTATCGCTTGAACTTCGACCCGGTAAAATTTTAACGCTTCTCGGCCCGAATGGTGCCGGGAAGTCTACGCTGGTGCGCGTTGTATTAGGACTGGTAGCGGCTGATGAGGGAGTTATCAAGCGTAATGGCCAATTGCGGATTGGCTATGTACCGCAAAAACTGTACCTCGATACTACGCTTCCGCTGACGGTAAGTCGGTTTATGCGCTTACGTCCCGGCACCAAAAAAGAGGATATCCTTCCGGCACTGAAGCGCGTTCAGGCCGGACATCTGATGAATGCGCCGATGCAAAAGCTCTCTGGCGGGGAAACGCAACGCGTCCTGTTAGCCCGTGCTTTATTGAATAAACCTCAGCTACTGGTGCTCGATGAGCCGACCCAGGGCGTGGATGTCAATGGGCAGGTCGCACTGTACGACCTTATCGACCAGTTGCGACGTGAACTGGATTGCGCCGTACTGATGGTTTCCCATGACCTGCATTTGGTGATGGCCAAAACCGATGAAGTACTGTGCCTGAACCATCATATTTGCTGTTCCGGTGCACCGGAAGTGGTTTCCATGCACCCGGAATTCATCTCAATGTTCGGGCAACGCGGCGCCGAACAACTCGGAATTTACCGTCATAATCACAACCACCGCCACGATTTACAGGGTCGTATCGTCTTACGCCGGGGAAATGGTCACTCATGA
- a CDS encoding DinI family protein: MFVELVYDKRNVEGLTGAREIILNELTKRVHRIFPDAEVKVKPMQANGLNSDASKSDREKLNRMLEEMFEESDMWLVSE, from the coding sequence ATGTTCGTTGAGTTGGTGTACGACAAACGGAATGTTGAAGGATTAACAGGTGCCAGAGAAATAATTCTGAATGAGTTAACAAAGCGAGTGCACCGGATCTTTCCGGATGCAGAAGTGAAGGTTAAGCCGATGCAGGCGAACGGCTTAAACAGCGATGCCAGCAAAAGCGATCGGGAGAAGCTGAACCGCATGCTGGAGGAAATGTTTGAAGAATCCGATATGTGGTTAGTTTCGGAGTAG
- a CDS encoding YebC/PmpR family DNA-binding transcriptional regulator has protein sequence MAGHSKWANTRHRKAAQDAKRGKIFTKIIRELVTAAKLGGGDPDANPRLRAAVDKALANNMTRDTLNRAIARGVGGDEDSNMETIIYEGYGPGGTAVMIECLSDNRNRTVAEVRHAFTKTGGNLGTDGSVAYLFSKKGVISFEQGDEDAIMEAALEAGAEDVVTFDDGAIDVYTAWEEMGKVRDALEAAGLKADAAEVSMIPSTKADMDAETAPKLLRLIDMLEDCDDVQEVYHNGEISDEVAATLE, from the coding sequence ATGGCAGGTCATAGTAAATGGGCCAACACCAGACACCGTAAAGCAGCGCAGGATGCTAAACGCGGTAAAATTTTCACCAAAATAATTCGTGAGCTGGTGACGGCGGCAAAACTCGGCGGCGGCGATCCGGACGCTAACCCGCGTCTGCGTGCAGCGGTTGATAAAGCGCTGGCTAACAACATGACCCGTGACACCCTGAACCGTGCAATCGCGCGCGGTGTGGGTGGTGATGAAGATTCCAACATGGAAACCATCATCTATGAAGGTTATGGTCCTGGCGGTACAGCCGTTATGATTGAATGTCTGTCTGACAACCGTAACCGTACTGTTGCGGAAGTGCGTCACGCGTTCACGAAAACGGGCGGCAACCTCGGTACCGACGGTTCCGTGGCTTACCTGTTCAGCAAAAAAGGCGTGATCTCCTTTGAACAAGGCGACGAAGACGCCATCATGGAAGCGGCGCTGGAAGCAGGTGCTGAAGACGTGGTGACCTTCGACGACGGCGCAATTGACGTTTACACCGCGTGGGAAGAGATGGGTAAAGTGCGTGACGCGCTGGAAGCGGCGGGTCTGAAAGCGGACGCGGCTGAAGTGTCTATGATTCCATCCACCAAAGCAGATATGGATGCAGAAACAGCGCCGAAGTTGTTGCGTCTGATCGATATGCTGGAAGACTGCGACGACGTGCAGGAAGTTTACCATAACGGCGAGATCTCTGATGAGGTTGCAGCTACCTTAGAATGA
- the znuA gene encoding zinc ABC transporter substrate-binding protein ZnuA, with protein sequence MLHKNTLLFAALSAALWGSATQAANAAVVASLKPLGFIASAIADGVTDTEVLLPDGASEHDYSLRPSDVKRLQGADLVVWIGPEMEAFMEKSVKNIPNAKLVTIAQLNDVKPLLMKGADDDDDDHGHNDAGSEKSDEHHHHGDYNMHLWLSPEIARASAVAIHEKLVELMPQSRAKLDANLKDFEAQLAATDKQVGNELAPLKGKGYFVFHDAYGYYEKHYGLTPLGHFTVNPEIQPGAQRLHEIRTQLVEQKATCVFAEPQFRPAVVEAVARGTSVRMGTLDPLGTNIKLGKTSYSAFLNQLANQYASCLKGD encoded by the coding sequence ATGTTACATAAAAATACGCTTCTTTTCGCAGCATTATCCGCTGCTCTTTGGGGTAGTGCAACACAGGCAGCAAATGCTGCTGTGGTGGCCTCGCTCAAGCCGCTGGGATTTATTGCTTCGGCCATTGCGGACGGGGTAACAGACACTGAGGTTTTGCTGCCAGACGGGGCTTCCGAACATGACTATTCACTGCGTCCATCAGACGTAAAACGCTTACAGGGCGCGGACTTAGTCGTTTGGATTGGCCCTGAGATGGAAGCGTTTATGGAAAAGTCAGTTAAGAATATTCCTAACGCGAAACTGGTAACGATTGCGCAGCTCAATGACGTGAAACCGTTACTCATGAAAGGTGCTGACGACGACGATGACGATCATGGACACAATGATGCTGGCAGTGAAAAAAGTGACGAGCATCACCATCACGGCGATTACAACATGCATCTTTGGCTTTCCCCAGAGATAGCGCGGGCCTCAGCGGTTGCAATCCATGAAAAATTAGTGGAACTTATGCCGCAAAGTCGAGCCAAACTTGACGCCAACCTGAAGGATTTTGAGGCACAATTAGCCGCAACCGATAAGCAGGTAGGTAACGAGCTCGCACCGCTCAAGGGAAAAGGTTATTTCGTTTTTCATGACGCCTATGGCTACTACGAAAAACACTACGGACTAACACCGCTTGGTCACTTTACCGTGAACCCTGAGATTCAACCTGGTGCGCAGCGTTTACATGAAATAAGAACACAGTTGGTTGAGCAAAAAGCAACCTGCGTTTTTGCTGAGCCACAGTTCAGGCCAGCGGTCGTTGAAGCCGTCGCGAGAGGGACATCCGTTCGAATGGGAACGTTGGATCCGCTCGGTACGAATATCAAACTGGGTAAAACAAGCTATTCAGCGTTTTTGAACCAATTAGCCAACCAGTATGCGAGCTGCCTGAAAGGAGATTAA